In one Butyrivibrio proteoclasticus B316 genomic region, the following are encoded:
- a CDS encoding acyltransferase family protein codes for MKENRFLYAARFIACLAVITIHTRFPGKFGQVIDALARFAVPYFFAISGRFLLDASDNSIAFIRMRTGKALLKLLKITGIVYIIHLIFSLVVNIFNQMSVSEWLSSKFNFAELTNFVLYNSGRFIYDGSYTFDHLWYLFALIYVYGLIYIFAGVLIKWYKGLIGILLFFLYLGMLLQTYYPIRPFGINICTWFVMRNWLFVGIPFVLIGILFSDHIREIKATLSPKELEKWQVSTGYKAIAGLVFGIVLTIAEIGIYGNKEVHFGSLFIVISILFMSECRIPSGNYIWRIGKRASSNIYYYHVLIIAVIDIMAQKGIIPSLSMGIKPLMIMAICVILFYFVPVYFEKWLKMSSSR; via the coding sequence ATGAAAGAAAACAGATTTTTATATGCTGCAAGGTTTATTGCCTGCCTTGCAGTCATAACTATACATACAAGGTTTCCGGGAAAATTTGGTCAGGTAATAGATGCCCTGGCCAGATTTGCGGTACCTTATTTTTTTGCAATTTCAGGTAGATTTCTTTTGGATGCTTCAGACAACTCTATAGCTTTCATCCGTATGAGAACAGGAAAAGCGCTTCTTAAACTGCTTAAGATTACTGGAATTGTATATATCATCCATCTTATTTTTTCTCTGGTAGTCAATATCTTTAATCAGATGTCGGTTTCAGAGTGGCTATCTTCCAAGTTTAATTTCGCAGAGCTTACTAATTTTGTTTTGTATAATTCCGGAAGATTTATATATGACGGCTCATATACCTTTGATCATTTATGGTATCTTTTTGCGCTTATATATGTATATGGCCTTATTTATATTTTTGCAGGAGTTTTGATAAAGTGGTACAAGGGACTTATCGGTATACTTCTTTTCTTTTTGTACCTGGGAATGCTGTTGCAGACCTATTACCCTATAAGACCATTTGGAATTAATATCTGTACCTGGTTTGTTATGAGAAACTGGTTATTTGTCGGTATTCCATTTGTGCTTATTGGAATTCTTTTTTCAGATCATATCAGAGAAATAAAAGCCACTCTTTCTCCCAAGGAGCTTGAAAAGTGGCAGGTGAGTACCGGATACAAGGCCATTGCAGGACTTGTTTTTGGCATAGTCCTCACGATAGCAGAAATTGGAATATATGGAAATAAAGAGGTTCACTTTGGATCTCTTTTTATAGTGATCAGTATTTTGTTTATGTCAGAATGCAGGATTCCATCCGGAAACTATATATGGAGAATAGGTAAAAGAGCTTCTTCAAACATTTATTATTATCATGTGCTGATCATAGCCGTGATAGATATTATGGCTCAGAAAGGTATTATCCCTTCGCTTTCAATGGGGATTAAGCCTTTGATGATAATGGCTATTTGTGTGATTTTATTCTATTTTGTTCCGGTGTATTTTGAAAAATGGTTAAAAATGTCATCTAGTAGATGA
- a CDS encoding homocysteine S-methyltransferase family protein: MTKEEFWGLSNNRILFLDGATGTNLMKAGMPAGVCPENWILEHQDVMINLQSNYAKAGADIIYAPTFTGNRIKLADYGLGDRIEEINSSLVKLTKKAAPGVLVAGDITMTGRQLRPIGDLDFEELVDVYKQQIKILEAAGCDILVVETMMSLQECRAALIAAKEVTDLAVMVTLTFEADGRTLYGSDAASSAITLEALGACAIGANCSTGPDKMAAIISDMAAVTSIPIIAKPNAGLPSVDENGNTEYDMDCDTFVKEMELLVSAGASIIGGCCGTTPDYIKGLKDRYGNVKPNDIRDGEGNPVPRKICGRRYLASERMSLSFGLDENFMIVGERINPTGKKKLQEQLREGNLDMVCDFAANQEKEGASILDINVGMSGIDEKEMMLKVMEEVMSITDLPLCIDTSSAEVMEAALRLYPGRALMNSISLEKGKAEKFLPLAKKYGAMFILLPLAEALPKDSQEKIDNINTIYEMATKLGMNKEDIVVDGLVATVGADPNAAINTLDTIGYCHENSYATICGLSNISFGLPQRSNVNTAFLTMAIARGLTMAIANPSQEMLVNAAFASDLLRKKEGADVRYITRMERYADQNSANSAAQNVSSSKAVLENDNILDIIKKDVLTGNKRGIVKDTEKAVKEGNSPRQILDEILMPAINEVGDLFDKGKYFLPQLIAGAEAMKLSIGYLEPLLKEGADSGEKLPSIVIATVHGDIHDIGKNLVALMLKNYGFNVIDLGKDVPREEIIKAARKYDAKIIALSALMTTTMKEMKNVVDLAHAENLDAKIIIGGAVVTQDYADEIGADGYSSDAADAVRVVKNILGIE; this comes from the coding sequence ATGACTAAGGAAGAATTTTGGGGTCTGAGTAATAATAGAATACTGTTTCTGGACGGTGCTACGGGAACGAATCTTATGAAGGCCGGAATGCCGGCAGGAGTGTGCCCTGAGAACTGGATACTTGAGCATCAGGATGTAATGATAAATCTACAGAGCAATTACGCCAAGGCAGGTGCGGACATTATATATGCCCCGACTTTTACAGGAAATAGGATAAAACTTGCGGATTATGGTCTGGGAGACCGGATAGAAGAAATCAATTCAAGTCTTGTTAAACTCACCAAAAAAGCGGCACCGGGAGTTCTTGTCGCCGGAGATATTACCATGACCGGAAGACAGCTAAGGCCCATAGGTGATCTTGACTTTGAGGAGCTTGTAGATGTTTACAAACAGCAGATCAAAATACTGGAAGCAGCAGGCTGCGATATTCTTGTTGTAGAGACTATGATGAGTCTTCAGGAGTGTAGAGCAGCACTCATAGCGGCCAAGGAAGTTACTGACCTAGCGGTTATGGTTACCCTTACCTTTGAAGCTGATGGCAGAACTCTTTATGGTTCAGATGCTGCATCAAGTGCAATCACATTAGAAGCACTTGGAGCATGTGCTATAGGCGCGAACTGTTCCACCGGACCAGATAAGATGGCGGCTATTATCAGCGATATGGCTGCTGTGACAAGTATTCCGATCATTGCCAAGCCTAATGCAGGACTTCCATCTGTTGATGAGAATGGTAATACAGAGTATGACATGGACTGTGATACCTTTGTTAAAGAGATGGAACTTTTAGTAAGTGCAGGTGCTTCTATTATAGGCGGCTGCTGCGGAACTACCCCTGATTATATAAAGGGGCTTAAAGACAGATATGGTAATGTTAAACCAAACGATATAAGAGATGGAGAGGGAAATCCTGTTCCCAGAAAGATCTGTGGCAGAAGATATCTGGCTTCTGAGAGAATGAGTCTTTCTTTTGGTCTTGATGAGAATTTTATGATAGTCGGCGAGAGAATCAATCCTACCGGCAAAAAGAAGCTTCAGGAACAGCTACGAGAAGGCAATCTTGATATGGTCTGCGATTTTGCTGCCAATCAGGAAAAAGAGGGAGCTTCTATTCTTGATATAAACGTTGGAATGAGCGGAATTGATGAAAAAGAAATGATGCTCAAAGTTATGGAAGAAGTTATGTCCATTACTGACCTTCCTCTCTGCATTGATACAAGTAGTGCAGAAGTTATGGAAGCAGCCCTTCGTCTTTATCCCGGACGAGCTCTTATGAATTCAATTTCTCTTGAAAAGGGTAAGGCTGAAAAGTTCCTTCCTCTTGCCAAAAAGTATGGGGCTATGTTTATTCTTTTGCCACTTGCTGAAGCTCTTCCCAAGGATAGTCAGGAGAAGATAGATAATATCAATACAATTTATGAAATGGCCACAAAACTTGGGATGAATAAAGAGGATATCGTTGTTGACGGACTTGTTGCAACGGTAGGTGCTGATCCAAACGCGGCGATCAATACGCTTGATACTATAGGATATTGCCATGAGAACAGCTATGCAACTATCTGTGGCCTTTCCAATATTTCTTTTGGCCTTCCTCAGAGAAGCAACGTTAACACAGCCTTCCTTACGATGGCGATTGCAAGAGGCCTTACAATGGCAATTGCTAATCCTTCGCAGGAAATGTTGGTAAATGCAGCATTTGCTTCAGACCTTCTTCGTAAAAAAGAAGGCGCTGACGTAAGATATATAACAAGAATGGAGCGCTATGCAGATCAAAACTCTGCAAATAGTGCAGCTCAGAACGTATCTTCATCCAAAGCTGTTTTGGAAAACGATAATATTCTTGATATAATTAAGAAAGATGTACTTACAGGAAACAAGAGAGGAATTGTTAAGGATACTGAGAAAGCTGTTAAAGAAGGCAATTCCCCAAGACAAATTCTTGATGAGATACTTATGCCTGCAATTAATGAAGTAGGAGATCTCTTTGATAAGGGCAAATACTTCCTTCCTCAGCTGATAGCAGGTGCTGAGGCGATGAAGCTTTCAATCGGATATCTGGAGCCTCTTTTAAAAGAGGGGGCTGACTCAGGAGAAAAGCTTCCTTCTATCGTGATAGCTACTGTTCATGGAGATATCCATGATATTGGCAAGAACCTTGTGGCTCTTATGCTCAAGAACTACGGCTTTAATGTTATCGATCTTGGCAAGGATGTGCCAAGAGAGGAAATCATTAAGGCTGCCAGGAAATATGATGCTAAGATAATTGCGCTTTCTGCGCTTATGACTACTACGATGAAGGAAATGAAAAATGTAGTAGACCTGGCCCACGCGGAAAACCTTGATGCCAAGATCATAATCGGCGGCGCAGTAGTGACTCAGGATTATGCAGATGAGATTGGAGCGGATGGCTACTCTTCTGATGCAGCCGATGCGGTAAGAGTTGTCAAGAATATACTCGGAATAGAATAA
- the ilvB gene encoding biosynthetic-type acetolactate synthase large subunit, whose protein sequence is MTGAEVIVRCLEKENTKVIFGYSGVAIDPFWNKILDSKIKRVLVRTEQNAAHLASGYARISGGVGVCAVTSGPGATNLITGIATAYADSIPLVAITGQVNSDMIGSDVFQEADITGAVESFVKYSYLVRDVNDLPKIIKEAFYIASTGRRGPVLIDIPFDIQNAEYKDKFAYPESISMRSYKPTVKGNMAQIKKVIKEVEKAKRPIICVGGGVHLSQATMEIRKFAELNSVPVVSTMMGIGVMPSDHPLFFGMVGNNGQPFANRAMNESDLLLMVGARVADRAVNRPDLITENKVMVHIDVDPAEIGKNVGPTIPLVGDIKNIFQDFLEQDEHADDHSDWLATLNKYKNEMASERVPRDDDYVEPKDFMTKLSAAVNDDAIYVADVGQNQMWSCAYYKVRNGRFLTSGGMGTMGYSIPAAMGAKLAAPDKQVLAVIGDGAFQMSMMELATMRQYGINIKIIVMKNGFLGMVREHQHYAYDDNYSMVELKGDPDLSLIAAAYDMEYMKVTGDDSIENKLKEFFSDDNAAIMEVRVDPMELVKY, encoded by the coding sequence ATGACAGGGGCAGAAGTAATCGTAAGATGTTTGGAAAAAGAGAACACCAAGGTTATTTTTGGTTATTCAGGTGTTGCTATAGATCCTTTTTGGAATAAGATTCTTGATTCTAAGATAAAAAGAGTGCTTGTTCGTACTGAGCAAAATGCAGCTCATCTTGCAAGCGGCTATGCCAGAATAAGTGGGGGAGTCGGAGTGTGTGCTGTTACTTCCGGCCCGGGTGCTACGAACCTTATCACGGGTATAGCAACTGCATATGCTGACAGTATTCCGCTTGTTGCTATTACAGGGCAGGTCAACAGCGATATGATAGGAAGTGACGTTTTCCAGGAAGCTGATATTACAGGTGCTGTAGAGTCTTTTGTTAAGTATAGTTATCTGGTAAGAGATGTTAATGACCTTCCGAAAATAATCAAAGAAGCTTTTTACATTGCCAGTACAGGCAGGAGAGGTCCTGTTCTTATTGATATTCCATTTGATATTCAAAATGCAGAATACAAAGACAAGTTTGCTTATCCGGAATCTATTTCTATGCGAAGCTACAAGCCTACCGTAAAGGGAAATATGGCTCAGATCAAAAAAGTCATCAAAGAGGTTGAAAAGGCCAAAAGACCTATTATCTGCGTGGGAGGTGGAGTGCACCTAAGTCAGGCAACAATGGAAATCAGGAAGTTTGCTGAACTTAACAGCGTTCCTGTTGTATCTACCATGATGGGAATAGGCGTTATGCCATCTGACCATCCGCTTTTCTTTGGTATGGTTGGAAACAATGGTCAGCCCTTTGCTAACAGGGCTATGAATGAGTCGGATCTCCTTCTAATGGTAGGAGCAAGAGTTGCAGACAGAGCGGTCAACAGACCGGACCTTATTACAGAGAATAAGGTAATGGTTCATATTGACGTTGACCCGGCTGAAATTGGTAAAAACGTCGGACCTACTATTCCTCTTGTTGGTGATATCAAGAATATTTTCCAGGATTTTCTTGAACAGGATGAGCATGCTGATGATCACAGCGACTGGCTTGCTACTCTTAATAAATATAAAAACGAGATGGCCTCTGAGAGGGTGCCACGCGATGATGATTATGTGGAACCTAAGGATTTTATGACAAAACTCTCAGCAGCAGTAAATGATGATGCAATCTATGTTGCAGATGTAGGGCAGAACCAGATGTGGTCCTGTGCTTACTACAAGGTTAGAAACGGCAGATTTCTGACATCAGGCGGAATGGGAACAATGGGATACTCTATTCCGGCAGCAATGGGAGCTAAGCTTGCTGCTCCTGACAAGCAAGTGCTTGCTGTCATCGGAGACGGAGCTTTCCAGATGTCTATGATGGAGCTTGCCACCATGAGACAGTATGGCATTAACATCAAGATAATCGTTATGAAGAACGGCTTTCTTGGTATGGTGAGAGAACATCAGCATTATGCTTATGATGATAACTACAGCATGGTAGAGCTTAAGGGAGATCCGGATCTTTCCCTCATAGCAGCTGCCTACGATATGGAATACATGAAAGTTACAGGGGATGATAGTATAGAGAACAAGCTCAAAGAATTCTTCTCAGATGACAATGCAGCTATTATGGAAGTTCGCGTAGACCCTATGGAACTTGTTAAATATTAA
- the ilvN gene encoding acetolactate synthase small subunit — translation MRRIYSVLVENRAGVLSKVAGLFSRRNFNIDSLVVGETADKGISAMTIVSSGDERTIEQIEKQLNKKIDVIKVKTFKESMSINRELMLIKVKYNRDNRRDIMENCEIMNAQIVDMSKNLMMIQICDTSERIELFIEMLKSVSIVEIARTGTVALTKCKEQ, via the coding sequence ATGCGTAGAATTTATTCAGTACTGGTTGAGAACAGAGCCGGTGTTCTTTCTAAAGTGGCAGGTCTTTTTTCCAGGAGAAACTTTAATATAGATTCTCTGGTTGTAGGTGAAACTGCTGATAAGGGAATATCTGCCATGACCATTGTTTCCAGCGGTGATGAGCGTACAATAGAGCAGATTGAGAAACAGCTCAATAAGAAAATTGATGTCATCAAGGTTAAGACCTTTAAGGAGAGCATGTCCATAAACAGAGAACTGATGCTCATTAAGGTTAAATATAACAGAGACAACAGACGTGATATCATGGAGAACTGTGAGATCATGAATGCTCAGATTGTTGATATGTCCAAGAATCTTATGATGATACAGATATGCGATACTTCAGAGAGGATTGAGCTTTTCATTGAAATGCTCAAAAGTGTCAGCATAGTAGAAATTGCAAGAACAGGGACAGTTGCGCTTACCAAGTGCAAGGAGCAGTGA
- a CDS encoding sugar ABC transporter substrate-binding protein, with product MKKGNEDIYQKRINRQYLTLVFTLVFVVTTLIAGSLYFRFYRAGITGKAEGNEYEQYYVMITDNYKSDFWQSVYRSALEFAKENNIYVDLLGENLSGDYSCEELMRIAIASRVDGIIVYASEAVSMTNLIDEAVRSGIPVVTLYGDSTHSDRISFVGVGGYSVGKLYGKQIVRIIKENRRQELLESETIGDRTKIQIAALANSDTLDAGQNIIISSMQDTIRQENATDSEFEVSIVTVDNTNTFSVEESIRDIFMQKDVPDVIVCLNEQSTVCAYQAVVDYNMVGDVNVLGYYDSEEIIKAIDRGVIFATISIDTDQLGTYSIQALMDYYEYGNTSEYYTADITLIDKDNVYEFKKQEEQDE from the coding sequence ATGAAAAAAGGTAATGAGGATATATATCAAAAAAGAATAAACAGACAGTATCTGACTCTTGTCTTTACCCTTGTGTTTGTAGTAACTACTCTTATTGCAGGGTCTTTGTATTTCAGATTCTACAGAGCAGGGATAACAGGCAAGGCGGAGGGCAATGAATACGAGCAGTATTATGTGATGATCACAGACAACTACAAGTCGGATTTCTGGCAGTCTGTATACAGATCAGCGCTTGAATTTGCCAAAGAGAACAATATTTATGTGGATCTTTTGGGAGAGAATCTTTCGGGGGATTATTCCTGTGAGGAGCTGATGCGAATAGCAATAGCATCCAGAGTAGATGGAATAATCGTCTATGCCAGTGAGGCAGTATCCATGACTAATCTGATCGATGAGGCGGTCAGGAGCGGAATACCTGTGGTGACTCTGTATGGTGACAGTACGCATTCAGACAGGATCAGTTTTGTTGGCGTTGGCGGCTATAGTGTAGGTAAGCTATATGGCAAGCAGATAGTCAGGATCATCAAGGAGAACAGAAGGCAGGAGCTTCTGGAATCAGAAACGATAGGGGACAGGACCAAGATCCAGATAGCTGCTTTAGCAAATTCTGATACTCTTGATGCCGGACAGAACATCATCATATCGTCAATGCAGGATACGATCAGACAGGAAAATGCTACGGATTCTGAGTTTGAGGTTTCAATTGTAACTGTCGATAATACTAATACCTTCTCAGTAGAGGAATCGATCAGAGATATTTTTATGCAAAAAGATGTCCCTGATGTAATAGTGTGCCTTAATGAGCAGAGCACAGTCTGCGCTTATCAGGCAGTTGTAGACTACAATATGGTTGGAGATGTCAATGTCCTTGGTTACTATGATTCGGAAGAAATAATCAAGGCAATTGACAGAGGAGTTATTTTTGCGACCATTTCTATTGATACTGATCAGCTGGGGACATACAGTATTCAGGCGCTGATGGACTATTATGAATATGGAAATACAAGTGAATATTACACTGCAGATATAACACTTATTGATAAAGATAATGTATATGAGTTCAAAAAACAGGAGGAGCAGGATGAATAG
- a CDS encoding sensor histidine kinase: protein MNRFFNSSLQTKIISVCVFANVIIFVVNIFLLLGINSMSNDMDMVYQDNRALNELTKALDEVQDSMTLYLSSKTSDSLENYYISAQKLTNLSGELDDKITDLSYNRMERNIKYMTGNYLGEVEKTIDTKRGRNVEKYRAYYEKSTELYKDIKAYLTSLNLELFVSNSESFNTLIKAFRYFEVVAVGVMFIVMIGNVFIITSFVKTIILPLKKLSDSADEVADGNFDIVLPTAHYNDEIGIVIGAFNKMVISIKDYIEKLRESLEKEKDMQEKELTMEAHLKDAQLKYLKAQINPHFLFNTLNAGAQLAMMEGADRTYEYVQTVADFFRYNVKNRQDTVNVREEVTLVDNYIRILNVRFSGDIGYDKQVDERLLDHKMPSMILQPIVENAVNHGIREMAGDGRILLKVYREDDNLCISVIDNGKGMDEKTIEEILSGTRNPDENSYDNNGIGMDNVISRLRLFAGRRDVISIKSEGENKGCEIKLSIPLEEN from the coding sequence ATGAATAGATTTTTTAACAGCTCTCTCCAGACCAAGATCATAAGTGTTTGTGTGTTTGCTAATGTAATTATCTTTGTGGTAAACATTTTTCTTTTGCTGGGAATTAACAGTATGTCCAATGATATGGACATGGTATATCAGGATAACAGGGCACTTAATGAGCTTACCAAAGCTCTTGATGAAGTTCAGGACTCGATGACTCTTTATCTTAGTTCCAAGACAAGTGATTCCCTGGAAAACTACTATATAAGTGCCCAGAAATTAACGAATCTATCAGGTGAGCTTGATGATAAGATAACTGACCTTTCTTATAACCGAATGGAAAGAAATATCAAGTACATGACAGGCAATTATCTTGGTGAGGTTGAGAAGACTATAGATACCAAGAGAGGCAGAAACGTCGAAAAATACAGAGCCTATTATGAGAAGTCCACAGAACTGTATAAGGATATCAAGGCCTATCTTACCAGCCTTAACCTTGAGCTTTTTGTATCCAATTCAGAGAGCTTTAACACTCTTATCAAGGCCTTTAGATACTTTGAAGTAGTCGCTGTCGGAGTCATGTTCATTGTAATGATAGGCAACGTGTTTATTATTACAAGCTTTGTTAAGACTATCATTTTACCGCTTAAGAAGTTATCTGACTCAGCGGATGAAGTTGCAGACGGTAATTTTGATATCGTTCTTCCTACAGCCCATTACAACGACGAGATAGGCATTGTTATTGGTGCCTTTAACAAGATGGTCATCAGTATCAAGGACTATATCGAGAAACTTAGAGAGAGCCTTGAGAAAGAGAAAGATATGCAGGAAAAAGAGCTTACAATGGAAGCTCACCTCAAGGATGCCCAGCTTAAGTACCTTAAGGCTCAGATAAATCCGCATTTTCTTTTTAATACCCTTAATGCCGGGGCTCAGCTTGCCATGATGGAAGGCGCTGACAGAACTTATGAGTATGTTCAGACTGTGGCTGATTTCTTCAGGTATAATGTCAAAAACCGTCAGGATACAGTTAATGTCCGCGAAGAAGTTACTCTTGTCGACAACTATATCAGGATACTTAATGTAAGGTTCTCAGGGGATATTGGCTATGACAAGCAGGTAGATGAGAGGCTCCTTGACCACAAGATGCCCAGTATGATCCTGCAGCCTATTGTTGAGAATGCTGTTAATCATGGAATAAGAGAAATGGCAGGGGATGGCAGGATCCTTCTTAAGGTTTACAGGGAAGATGACAATCTTTGTATCAGCGTTATAGATAACGGCAAGGGAATGGATGAAAAGACCATAGAAGAGATTCTCTCCGGAACCAGAAATCCTGATGAGAACAGCTATGACAACAACGGCATTGGAATGGACAATGTTATATCAAGACTTCGCCTGTTCGCAGGAAGAAGAGATGTTATCAGTATAAAGAGTGAAGGTGAAAACAAGGGGTGCGAGATAAAACTGAGCATTCCCCTTGAGGAGAATTAG
- a CDS encoding response regulator transcription factor, with amino-acid sequence MYRVMLADDEGIVIDSTKFIIEKEFGNTCQVEFAKSGRKMIELAETFRPDIAIVDIHMPGINGIDAIREMQRFSSNTVFIVMSAYDKFDYAKEAIKLGVLEYITKPMDKTKVISVLKKAMEQIDSDREKRSNELLIKEKLETVEPIIENGLIYDILLQEHFEEDIDNYRTILGIEESYGYMMAIVCGDSQEGNHMTNAIGSSVKISGKYQEIREGVKNFFDCKIGNVMANKIAVLIPQKEPQMELGLRSELIDRAREMARYLRKKTDISFRVGIGGVKPLKELGDSYKEALNALIATTGSVAHADDLTINCDYEDGYPKALEKPLFEAVGKGDLNETRVIAEKYADWMCQKAADGDLMSMRLKVLEFSLYAEHLAYQNGGQTYRYSSRNNYLPEIMALETPMEIREWFISKVMAACSDVISKRQERSGNIIKTAKDYIDAHFDKDISLDDVSKVVNISPYYFSKIFKEESGLNFIEYLTNIRIEKAKNLLENSNLSVKEICISCGYSDPNYFSRSFKKNVGVTPTEYKDRF; translated from the coding sequence ATGTATAGGGTAATGCTTGCAGATGATGAAGGAATCGTGATTGATTCTACTAAGTTTATTATAGAAAAAGAATTCGGAAATACATGTCAGGTGGAGTTTGCCAAGTCGGGGCGAAAGATGATAGAGCTTGCTGAGACTTTCAGACCGGATATAGCAATTGTAGATATCCATATGCCCGGTATAAATGGTATTGATGCCATCAGAGAGATGCAGAGATTTAGCAGTAATACAGTATTTATAGTAATGTCTGCCTATGACAAATTTGATTACGCCAAGGAAGCCATTAAGCTTGGAGTTCTTGAATATATTACCAAGCCCATGGATAAGACCAAGGTTATAAGTGTTCTTAAAAAGGCAATGGAGCAGATAGATTCAGACAGGGAAAAGAGGAGCAATGAACTTCTCATTAAAGAAAAACTGGAGACTGTAGAACCTATTATAGAGAACGGACTTATTTATGACATTCTTTTGCAGGAGCATTTCGAGGAAGATATAGACAATTACAGAACTATTCTGGGAATAGAGGAAAGCTATGGATACATGATGGCGATAGTATGCGGAGATTCTCAGGAAGGAAATCACATGACTAATGCTATCGGAAGTTCTGTCAAGATCTCCGGTAAGTATCAGGAAATAAGAGAAGGGGTCAAGAACTTCTTTGATTGCAAGATAGGTAATGTAATGGCTAATAAAATAGCTGTCCTGATTCCTCAAAAAGAGCCGCAGATGGAACTGGGACTTCGCTCAGAGCTTATAGACAGAGCAAGGGAAATGGCCAGATATCTCAGAAAGAAGACGGATATCAGCTTTAGAGTAGGTATTGGAGGAGTTAAGCCTTTAAAGGAACTTGGAGATTCTTACAAGGAAGCTCTTAATGCACTGATAGCTACAACCGGATCAGTAGCTCATGCAGATGACCTTACAATTAATTGCGATTATGAGGATGGATATCCTAAGGCTCTTGAGAAGCCTCTTTTTGAAGCCGTAGGTAAAGGCGATCTTAATGAGACCAGAGTTATAGCTGAGAAGTATGCTGACTGGATGTGCCAGAAGGCAGCAGATGGTGATCTTATGTCGATGAGACTCAAGGTTTTGGAGTTTTCACTTTATGCAGAACATCTTGCTTATCAAAATGGTGGTCAGACCTACAGATATTCCAGCAGGAACAATTATCTTCCTGAAATAATGGCTCTAGAAACTCCTATGGAGATAAGAGAATGGTTTATTTCCAAGGTTATGGCGGCCTGTAGCGATGTCATCAGTAAGAGACAGGAACGCTCAGGTAATATCATCAAGACTGCCAAGGATTATATTGATGCACATTTTGACAAGGATATTTCTTTGGACGATGTATCAAAGGTAGTAAATATTTCACCATATTATTTCAGTAAGATTTTTAAGGAAGAGAGCGGACTTAATTTTATTGAGTATCTGACTAACATCAGAATAGAAAAAGCCAAGAACCTATTGGAGAATTCTAATTTGTCCGTTAAAGAAATATGTATATCCTGTGGCTATTCGGACCCTAATTATTTTAGCCGCAGCTTCAAGAAAAATGTGGGAGTTACACCAACAGAATATAAAGACAGATTTTAA